The Fusarium falciforme chromosome 4, complete sequence genomic interval AATGGCTGCGCTCCTTGCGATGCTCTTGTGAGTCAAACTTGAGAGACACCTTGCTCACTGCTAACCACTGCTTTAGCATCGTCAATTGGATCCTATTTGTCTGGACACTGAAAGAGATCAAAGAAGACCGACAACGGCGGCAGCATGCAAACAGTCACATCCCCATATGAGCGAGACAAATCTGACGAAATGGCAATTTCTAAACTTTTACATGAAGCAGTCATTGGGACTGCACAGTACCTATCGAGGATTGTAACCCTTGAAAACTGGGCAAAAAAGATAACCACCCACGCTCCATTTCCCTATTATCATACAGTAATACCGCTCTTGTGACAGAGACCGATTCCGACTATTATTGGCACCATGAGTCTAACTCAAGAGGTCAGGTGCCGGTTCATGTTCAGCCCGTCTTCACAGGTTGCCGCCAAATCCACCATGAGCCGCGAACCGCAGCTGGTAGTCGCGGAGATCAGCCCAGTTACgtagctcctcctcctcgtcttgcGACGTCATTTGGTTTGGGTCTGTCGCCTCGAGACCCGTACCGTTGGTGGCGCCCGTCTTTTCCAGCTTGACGAGAATGTTGATCAGTTGTGAAAGCGCTTCCTCCGACTTGATCGCAAACGGTCCCTTGCGCTCTGGTGCATCGTTCAGGAGTGTCGATGCTACCTGGCGgatcttgttgatgagggaGCCTCCGTTTGGCTCCATGTTGCGCTGGGAAATTGATCCTAGAACCGTAAGGAGGCCCTGGACAATGAGCTCCCGCTCGGACGACATGAAATCGTAGATTTCCTTTTCATCAGCATCCTGTGctgccttttcctcctccgacTGACCATCAATGGGGTTGGtgtcctgctgctgctcggaAAGATGAACATCGCGAAGGTCAAAGTAGAGTTCGACGAAATATGACCGAGTCGCCAGTTGCGAGACATAGATGTTGCCCTTCTGAATCTCGTACTGGAGGTGACGACGCCGCGCTGGTTGATTCTTGATCACGTTGCGCAGGTCGTGCGCGGGCTGACTGTTTGGCCAGGCTGGGGGCACGTAATGCATCCCAGCTTCGTCCAAACTGGTGGCCTCATCCCCGTGGTTTCCAAGCTGAAGCTCTGGTGGGAGGTTATCTGTGATACTCTTGGCCGCCAGAAGGCCATCCCGGAGCAGGATGCGCTGGTCGGCCCAAGGAAGAGTGCTCATGCCATAAGCCAGCTCGAGACTGACGATGCCGTTCATGGTGGTGTAAATGTCAATAGCGAACCGGAAGCCCGTCAAAAGAGTAACGCTGCCATCCTGCTGATGGATGACTTCGTTGGCGAGGACACAAATGTCGTCCACATTTTCAGGATACGCGGGATATGGGAGGCTAGGGGTTGAGGGCGCAATCACCATATCCGCAGAAGAAGCACCGAGTTGTGAGAAGGAACTAGACTATAGTCAGTACAGAATTACAAGGGTCTTGCATAGATAAGCACATACCGcacgccaaggagaaggcaaTAGAAAATGCGCTTCCCAATCTGGTCTTTGACGTGGTTAAACGGCAGGGGGTCCGGTGAACAGTTGTCGTTACCAAAAGTAGGCAAATCCCCGGGGTGCTTGGGTCGATGGAAGCCGAGCTCGCGGAGAAGGGTCAAGGTTTCAGCCATGAATTGACCCGAGGCGTTCCACTGATGGGTATATCCCGAGGCCAGGCCCAAGAAATAGCTAGTCGCAGCGTCGTCAAGCGTCTTGGGCTGCTTGAGCGGCCACTTGCTCCCTCGTGTAAGCAACGAAATCTCGCGGCATTTTTCAACCATGACGATTGCCCGAGGGAAGAGGTgagtgctgtgctgtgctttGAGATGCTCTCTTGCGCTTCGTGGAAAGGATGCCACGAGGGCGCAGATCATGCTCGCCAGCAGACCAAGGAACTCGGGTTTGGTGCGATCTTCGCGATTGGCAAAAGACTGGCGGAATGTAGGCTCATGAGGAAACGGCGCCAGGGGGTGAATGTATGTGAAGAAGTCATCAACCAGGAGTTCGAGGACAGGCATTGGTGCGATGGATTCGGCGTCCAGAACACCCTCAGTCGAGATGTTCATCAACGTCTTGGCCGCGGTCTGAGGTGAAGGTGACATGGCTCCAAACACAGCAGCAGCTGTCGCCACGGCTTGAGAGTCCGCGCGCGCACGCTTAGCAGCCTTTGCGGCCTCAGCATGCTTGTTTGGGGGGCCTCGCCGCTTCGTCTCACGGTTAAAGGTACAGTCGACACCCAGTTCTCGGCATGGTCTGCAGGGGACGTTGGAGTCGTCACACTTGACTTTGCGCATACTACACATATCACAGGCGCGTCGGAGACGGGTTAATTTGGGATTAATAGTCGGATCGCGCATAACCCCGCCAGGACCAGGGACGAGGTGAGTCGCCATATCCGTCGCATGGGGAACCGCTCCAGCAATGACATGGTGGGGTTGGAGGCCATCCGGGGATGATGTCGCGTCGAGCgtctggtgttggtggtgaccAACGGCCTCAGCGGCAGCCACGGCAGCATGCTGGAGGGACTGAGGGCTGTTAATCTGATGGTTTATCGCATGAGCGGCATCGCTGGCGGCCTGGAGCATTTCGAGGCCATTGCTGGCGTAGGCGTGGACCGAGGCATGCGACGTGGGTGAGGGTGGAGGTGAGCCCGACATGGTGACGGTTCAGATCGATTCGTCACGCTGCGCCGGGCCTGCGACGGCGGGCGTCGACGGTGGCTTGCGGAGCACCGGGCTCGGCGGGCGGAGCTGGGCTGGGTGTAAGCGGGACCCTGAGGACGGGCCTGGATGGATCGTCGGGGTGTTCGAGGGTAGAATGTCGGAGGAAATACGGGTGTTGAGGGGTGTTGAAGCGAGGTGAGGCCGATGAGCCGGCCAGGAGCTGGGAGAAGTGGTGGGTCACGTGAGTTCTCAAGTCAGGTGCTTATCAAGCGAGTTTGAGGCTCTGTCGCCTTGATTTGACGAAGGCTTACCCTGGAGCAACGGCCCAGATTCCCGGCATTCCAGTCAATCCTCGCTAAATCTCCAGCGTGAGGACGTGATGGTCGATTATCAATCTATCTAATCTATGTCGAATCCAGGGTATCCTTTCGGTGTGGCTTCTTGCATGACGCACTCATTTATGCCACATGAAAATGGGTGTGCTGGATCTGGTCGTGCTATCGATAATCACCTCCAGCAACGTTGAAGTGAGTATGTTGCCATATACTTCCATGCAGTGAGCTAGGCATCTTGCAATCAACAACAAAGATAATCTAAGGAGATCTGTATACGGAATGGTAAACCTCAAAGACCAGATTGGGAGCTCAAGAGACACCCCCAGGTTCCATGATGCCACATGGGGGCATCGCATCATGGGGAACCAGAATCGGGGAAATAACCCACGACTATGGAGCCCATGCGTTCATCTGATGACTGACCGAGTCCCATCGGGAATTTTGGGGCGAGGGGGTCCCTCGCGGATCTGGCATCATCTGGTCCTTGCTTGCGGCTGAGGTGTACACGGACGAGACCGATAAGACCGAACTGCCGGCGCAGCACAGTTAAATGAAGCGTTCGGTTGCTGTGGCATTCTGGAAGGCAGCGGCTTGGCTTACTTGACTATTACACGAGGAGTCATGGGATTTGATGAGAAGTCCATGCTTTGTGCTTACAGATGGCTGTCATAGAGCTAGTTGTGGAGTGGAAGAATTCCCTCCTAGCTAGAGAGCTCGAGGTGAAGCTTGGCATGGCAACTCGCTATGAGCTCCCTAGACAAAGATCTCATGGCCACAACTGCAAAGCATAAGCTGTCGCGTGCACTGTTACTCCTCAAAACACACCACTCAAACCCAAGCTGTCATGCAGATCTCGGATGCTCTCGTAGTCTAGAAAGATGGGATTTCGCCTAGctctccttctcccgctTGCCGCCGCCTTTCAACGGTCGTCCCGGAAGTGAAACACGACCCAATCACATGGGTTGGAATTTTTCTTTCTAACATGATCGGGGTCTCTTGGCCAATCAACGGACGCGTCCCCCGCAAGTCGCCGTTGTTTCTTTGGGAGGGTTTCTATTTGTGACAGGCGGCATGATGACGACAAGCGAATCAGCAGCGTGATTATCTTTTCCACCTCAAACGATTCAACCTCTGTTTTCTGGCCATTTTGACAAGATGACCTTATAGTAACCTCACTCAACAACACTCGATCCCCTCTGTCATCCTCCAGGCTCAATTCCTCCTTTCCTCGGGTGCATCCGGGCTGGCCACGCCGGGCACCGACCTCCCAACGGAGTCACGGACCCCTGGGACGGCCCCACTCATCagcccaccatcaccatcgcctgATGTTGGCGACCTGGCGTGATGGGCTCAGCCTGGAGCCCAGACAGAGCCAAACAGCACCAGCCAAGGACGGACGGAGCAAGGCGAGACTCGGGAACAGCAAGAGATTTGCTTCAGCATGAGCGCCTATGATGACCccggagaaaaaaaaggtcaTGGACAAGGCGAGGGGCAAGGGCCGGCGCGCGGAGGGGTGGGAGATGAGGCCATGGGATTGAATAAATACTGCTTTGCCGCTGCGCTGGGCGATTCGCACCTCTTGGATTGATCTGCCTGTTAGTTGTTACTTGTTTTTTCCTGTGAAAATCGCATCCTTGGTCCAGCTGCGTCACTAGAGAGCTCTACTCCTCATCAGCTGAGCAatccctcctctcctcttccgacTTTTTCACCACCATCGCCCGTCTCATCCACGAAACTCGACCCTCTCGCGAGCAGCGCATTAAAAGCCATCACAAGCACAAAGCTGGAAATAGTCCGTCTCACGATCTGGGAGGATTCAAAAGAGCGAGAATCTCGAAAATCCCTCTTCTTTCACATAAACCCATTCTTCGTCCAAAAACCGCAACACCATAGCCAAAATGTCGGCCACATCACGACCCATGAAGCACATTGATCGCGAGGATCTCTACACCAACCTTGAGGCCCGCGTCATGTACCTTCACTCATTCCTCGACTTTTCCAGCCGTACGTTCCCGCCCTCTGCCAGATATCATCTCCTGATCCCGAAAACCCGCGGAGTTGTAGAGAATGGACTGAAATGGAGACTAACACATTTGCTACAGGAGACATTGAAGCCCTCATCACTGGCGCCAAATACGTCAAGGCTCTTATCCCCGCCGTCGTCAACATCGTCTacaagaagctcctccagtACGATATCACCGCCCGTGCCTTCACCACCCGCAGCACCTCGTTCGAGGGTCCTCTCGATGAGGTGCCTGACGAGAACAGCCCTCAGATTCTGCACCGAAAGATGTTTCTGCGTGCGTACCTGACCAAGCTGTGCTCGGATCCTAGCAAGATGGAGTTTTGGGAGTACCTGGACAAGGTTGGGTAAGTTGCCGACTACCTCTTAAATTCTCAGAATTGAACACGGACAACGAGACCATGATGGCTAACGATCCATAGCATGATGCACGTCGGACTCGGTCGCAAGCACCCCCTCCATATCGAATATGTCCATCTCGGTACCTGCCTAGGCTTTATCCAGGATATCATGACCGAAGCCATCCTCTCACACCCACGCCTGCACATTCAGCGCAAGACGGCGCtcgtcaaggccctcaaCAAGGTCATTTGGATCCAGAACGATCTCATGGCCAAGTGGCACGTCAAGGACGGCGCCGAGTTCGAGACAGGCGATTCAGATATTGAGATTGAGCGCGAGGGTTACCTGCACGGCAAGCGCATTATTGGCGAGGGCGCCGGCTCCGAGGATGACGCCTCGGAGCACCACCAGCCCGCCACGCCGTCGCGGATCCCCCACCCGGGCATGGCGTCCGGCGGGGTGTGTCCGTTCTCGGGGATGGGAGCCCCGGCCGACGAGGCCAACTAAGTGTGATGCAGCTTGGCGTTTTGACTCGAGACGGGGTCTCGAGCGAGCGAGGATAAAGGGTTCCAATGTTTATATCTGGCGttcatgatgatgacctACTTTGGGAGGCGGGTACTCGGGCATTTGGGGTTTCAAGGCAGTTATTGTTTGTGTCTTTTTTGGATGTTCTGTGTCTGGTGTCTAGATGGAGAAGAGTTATGAGAATGATTGGGTAACCAGAATACCACAACTCAATTCCCACGCGACACTTATAATGATGATTCTTACTGCTGAAAGTCTACCTGAAACGTGAAGCCTCCATGGTTACGAGAGGTTGGTGAGGAGACTTCATTCGTTAGGTCGTGAGGAGATGTTAGCGTTGAGAGGTTGAAGTGAAGTAAGTTTGCACCCCAGCAACCAGGTAATTCTTAACAAACAACATATTCCCAAGTTGTAATACATCCCCTACACTTGGTCAACTGAAACTTCAACCGCTGTTGGCCTGATTCACTTGACGTTTGCGATACCACCTCGGGTCGACATCTCCACGTGGACCGGCTCTTCAGAGGAGCAACGGACCCGCGATTGACGCATCATGATTGCTTGGTTGGCCCGCCGTCAAGGTACCTGGACGATCCCGGCCGAGGGCTCCATCTGATATTAATGTGAACCAGGTGATTGGGTCTTGTCAGGGCCCTCTTCGCGGGATGACGGAACGTCGTGTTTCCTGCCATtggccatccatcatctcgtTATATAAACCCAATCAACTGCCCCGCGGTGGGGTTGAAGTTGAGAGTTGAGAGCAAATGATGATATGATGGACTCGGTTGGATAGAAGAAGACAAAGGAGAACAATGTCTTGCACATAGCGGGATCTAGATTGGACCGCAAATTGTTGGGCTTTGCTGCATTCCACTTTGGTCAGATAGGAATCGGCTGCTGTGTGTAATCATCAGGAATTCTCTTGTCATTTCTGACGGGGTTGCCGGGCCGGGACTCTCAGGGCCTGGTTAACCAGGTCCCAGGCAGTCTCGAACCTCTTGGGGGAGCTGTTGCGCAACCCGTCAACCTCCAATGGCAACCCGTCGATAAAGCACACTCCTCTCGAGGCGAACGAACATGGTGCACATATCAGCCGGATGAGGCAAAGGCTGCAAGACGCAGGACGCAgcggcaaggcaaggcagagCATTTGTTCTGTACAGGACACACGCACATACAATAGGATCGCATAGCCTCGCGCGCATCGGGATGCTCGTGGTCGTAGAGCGCACGAATAGCGGCAGGTCCTCGAGGCCAGCAAGCGGGTGCGAATGCAGCTCGTGGTTGCGGCTCGGCAACGCAACTGACAAAGTAGAAGAAGCAAAACTAGAACAGGGACGAAAAAGACGATGGGAAATTCTGGTAAAAATGGCTCATGGAGCGTGGTCTATGCAAGCCACCATCGAAGATTGTATGCAGGTAGGGAAATCAACCTGTCAGAGATATGTATGCTGCGCTGCACCTGTCAACCGGCTCCGAACCGTCAGTGCCAGATCGTCTGCAAGGTCAAGTCCCGGGGGGTTCTCGCTAGACGAGACGAGAAGCTCGGTACGAACGACTAGAGCCAAGGCAAGTGCCGGAAAGGGGCGGCCACGTTTGGCGGATCGAGGCGGTGGATGGTTGGAGAATCTATTGGCGATGGGTAGTTGGGTTGGGTTGCGTTGGATCATGGAGGATGGGAATGGCGCCCCGGCCCGTGGCAGCGTGCAGTTTAGCAGAAGAGAACCGAAAGAGAAAAACCCCTGTGCCAATCTTTACCTACTACTAATAGCCGGGCGGAGAGGGACACGCTCGATGCCTGCTGGACATCAACCGGAGGTGGGGGCATGGATCGTTTCCCTggtgggggaggggaggatTGGCACCGGGCGGCTCCGGGGGATAAGTCCCGGGTGCGGTTTTCAGTGGATTCTTGGTGCAGCGCAGTGGGCTTGAAGGCCTCGGACTGTCACCCGAAGCTGACCGATGCAGAAGTAGTGCCAGCGAGAATGCACACCATTACTTGGGGGAATGTGGTAAATGCAGCGTCATGCTGAGGTCTCGATGGATGCTGATGACAAGAGGATGAGAAAGCAGAGGATAGGCGAGGGAACTGAGTTGCTCGGTGAGGCCTGGGCGGTAACTTACCCAGATCATGACTTTTACGTGATGTTCGCGAATGCCCTGGCTGGCCGGTCGGTGTTGCATCTCCGGTTGACGGCGCTCACCGTCTTTTGGTGgacagtacagtacagtacgTCTCTCTCGGTGGTGGAAGAACAACTTGCGTTTCGCGTGTCAGTTTTATGTCTGAGGCGTGCACCGTCGCCTCTGAAGCGTGCTTGTGCCTTTTTCCTTGGTTATTGTTGGTGGTTGAAGCCGGGTGCATTAACCTGTGGGGGGGCCTTGGGCCTTGTCCAGTCTTGGGGGtgttgcgttgcgttgcAGTCGAGCGTTGCGCAACTGtccatgacgatgaggatttTTTTTGATTCAGAATTGACCATGGCTTGCGGGATGAGACATTTACCATGTCAACGGGAACTCGGTTGTCTCGTTGCTGGGATGAGTTGAAGCCATTGTCTACACTCAACTCATGGCTTGGACCGAGCAACAAACAAGGGGCAGGATAAACTACttgcccctccccctcccccgccatTCCCATGATCGATGGCACGGATCACATGGAAGCATTCAACATACGAGTTGACAACGAACCAGTTCCTTGGAGTTTGACGGTGTAGATAAGAGACGGAGTTCATTACCGCGAAGAGCTGAACAAGGAACGCCAAAACTTACAGTGGCGAGATCTAACAAGAACAGCTCGTGTTATCTAGACCTCGTGATGCCGAAAATTCGGCGGTGTTGGAAAAAAAGTTGGAGTTGATGGGGAGGTTAAACACagaccaccacctccactATCCGTACAGGACGTGTGGTGAtagacaaggcaaggcaaggtaagGCAGCTGGAGCTACTGTACATTAGCCTGGCCATTGAGTGTCGTCATGTACCTGATCGGCATCTGTATCCTGGTTTTTACTCGGTCTTGGGTTAAACGTCGAGGCATCTTGGCAGGTATTGAATTGTTTTGTCGTCGCGTGAGGTCAGGCATGGGCTGGAACCTGGCGGGGGTGGTAGCAATGGAGGAAGTTGAAGAGAGAATGCCACCAGAGCAACTATTGATAGAATAGGCAAAACTGTTGATTATACCTACTCAATCAGCACAGATCTGTTCAATTGACTCCCATATGCCAAAAACGCTCTTATGCCTCGCCAAATGCTCCCTTCCCAAAATATGCTGCTTACCCACACCGTCCGCCCCGGGCCTGACGCCGGGTGCCAGTTTGACGCATCGAAAAAACGTGCACCCGCAAAAAAGCAATGGAACCAAGGTACCTTGGAATGCCCCACCTCCACCAGCGCCTGGTAGGTACCTTACTGGACTGGATCACTCACTCCCGTCACCCAGGAGCAGCATCACCTACCCTCCCTACCCACGGGGCACGACCATGAATCGCCGAAACCGCCCGGCCCGACTTGCAAGACTAGACCCTAGGAAGCAGTAGTAGGACCGCGACCGACGGGCCTGGGACGCCGCCGTCGTCGATTGACAACCAACGTCACCGATCTCTTGTTTTCTACTAGAGCTAGCTATCTctgtctctcttcctcccctcATCCCTCTCCAGCTCCGTCTGCCTCCAGGTCGTCAGCCCGCTCTCAGTCTCGGAGAACACCGCCAATCCCTCTTCCTCACTACTTTGTTTCTTTCCGCGCAGCTTCATTCTTGCATTCATTCTTGCATCGTCACCTCTGTCGCTCGCCAACGGGGATCGATCACAGACAGAGACAGCGAGAGACGGCGATCCCCTTCCACCGACAAGACGACCCAAGGAGACGCCTGCTAACCCGCTCCTCGTCCACCGAAACCTCTCTCTTGAGCCTGATTCTCAGATCATCACATAAACCTACCGTCGAAATGGCTGCCGACAGCAACAGCGCCAGCGCCGGCACCAGCGCGCCCCCCTTGCGACGCCGCGAGTCCTTGTCCGAGATTCGAGCTGCCAACCCCGAGCTGGCTCTTAGCGGCAACATCATCTCGGCCACCTTCAACACACCGCATTCTTTCGTCTATCGAAAAGGCGGCGATTGGGTAagtttctcttctctcactcACCCCGTATCTCTTATCGGCCACCAGGAGCGGGCTCGTTAGCTTGATGCATTTCCCCTCTTCTCCAAAGCTCCGGCCAGCTCCAGCCAGCTCTAGCTCCCTTCCCCCCTCGCTCGCCCTTGTCACCATGATGGATCACATGAAAATTGAGCCTCGACTAAAACTCGCTTCCTCTACAGGACTTGAAAGCTCGCCGCGGTCAGTCTGCGCTTCTCGACTCGTTCGCTTACCTTTCGTCCGACGCTACTCCATGGAATCACACCGTTGTCGCCTGGACGGGAGAGATCGACGCTCCCACCGATGACGTCGTTTCTTCACCTGGTACGCCCGCGCCAAACACACTAGGCGCCGCTTCTCTCAATGCCCTCTCCGCGCCGGTCCCCGTCGATGCCACCACTCGCCTGCCGACTCCGCCTCCAATTGACGGTCTCTGGATTCCCCGCGAGGATCAGGAGCGTCTCGAGTACCGTCTGTCCCACAACAAGACAATCCGCACTTATCCCGTCTGGTTGTGTGACGAGTCCGAGTCTTCGTCTGATGGCATCCTCCTCAAGGACCAGGCTCGCTGGCGCCGTTATGCCGAGCAAGATCTCTACACACTCCTCCACTACAAGCAGCATGAGCCTACCGACGGCCGACGAGAGCGCATCCAGTGGGCCGACTACTACCGCATGAACCAGAAGTTTGCCCACAAGATTATCGAGATCTACAAGCCCGGTGACATTGTCATCGTCCACGACTACTTCCTCATGCTGCTCCCTAGCATGTTGCGACAGCGTGTTCCCAACATGTAcatctctttcttcctcCACTCGCCTTTCCCTAGTAGCGAGTTCCTCCGCTGCCTGCCTCGTCGCAAGGAGGTGCTGGAGGGTGTCTTGGGCTCCAACCTTATTGGGTTCCAGTCTTACAGCTACTCTCGCCACTTCCTCAGCTGCTGCACCCGAATTCTCGGATTTCCATCTGACACACTCGGAATTGATGCCTATGGAACTCGTGTCCAGGTCGGCGTCTTCCCCATTGGCATTGATGCTGCCAAGGTCGAGAGCTTTGCCTGGACCGCAGCTGTCAAGGAAAAGTATGACGCCCTCCGCAAGCTCTACCacggcaagaagatcatTGTCGGACGAGACCGCCTTGACAGTGTTAGAGGCGTTGCCCAGAAGCTGCAGGCGTTTGAGCGCTTCCTCGAGATGTACCCTGAGTGGCGCGAAAAGGTTGTGCTCATCCAGGTCACCTCACCCACCAGCgtcgaggctgagaagggggagctcgaggacgacAGCAAGGTCGCCTCTCGCGTCAACGAGCTCGTTATGCGCATCAATGGCATGTACGGCAGTCTTGGATTCTCGCCGGTCCAGCACTACCCCCAGTACCTCAACCAGGATGAGTACTTTGCTCTGCTGCGGGCGGGCGACATTGGCCTCATCACTTCTGTCCGTGACGGCATGAACACAACCAGTCTGGAGTACATCGTGTGTCAGAAGGAGAACCATGCCCCTCTTATTCTCTCCGAGTTCAGTGGCACAGCCGGCAGTCTCCGTGACGCCATCCACATCAACCCCTGGGACCTCAGCGGCGTGGCAGAGAAGATTAATGCCGCCCTGACAATGTCGGATGAGAAGCGTCAGGCTATGCAGTCCAGCCTGTACCGCCACGTCACCGAGCACAACGTCCAGTCGTGGATCACCAAGTTTATCCGCAAGGTGTACAACGTCCTGGGTGACACGGGCTCGGCCAATGCCACCCCCCTGCTTGACCgtgctctcctcctctcccagTACCGGACAGCTAACAAGCGTCTCTTCATGTTTGACTATGACGGTACCCTGACGCCTATTGTGCGCGAGCCCAGTGCTGCCGTGCCCTCTGAGCGCCTCATCCACACGCTGCAGCTGTTGGCGGCTGACCCCCAGAACGCCGTCTGGATCATCTCGGGACGAGACCAGGTGTTCCTGAAGCAGCACCTTGGTCACATTGCTGAGTTGGGCTTCTCGGCCGAGCACGGCAGCTTCATGAAGCACCCCGGTTCAGATGAATGGGAGAACCTGGCTGAGAAGTTTGACATGGGGTGGCAGAGTGAGGTGATGGAGGTGTTCCAGAAGTACACAGACAAGGTTCAAGGTATGTAATTCTCGTCACCGACTGGCTCGCAAACTCACTGACTTGGCAGGATCCTTCATCGAACGAAAGCGATGCGCCCTCACTTGGCACTACCGTCTCGCCGACCCTGAGCAGGGCGTGCACATGTCGCGAGAATGTcacaaggagcttgaggccaCCGTTGCGACCAAGTGGGACGTCGAGGTCATGCCTGGCAAGGCCAACATCGAGGTGCGCCCTACGTTTATCAACAAGGGCGAGATTGCCAAGCGTCTCATCACCATGTACCACAACCCTGGTGCTGATGAGATCCCCAACACCCCCAAGCCCGGACACCTCGAGTTTGCGCTCTGCATGGGTGATGACTT includes:
- a CDS encoding Zn(2)-C6 fungal-type domain-containing protein; the encoded protein is MSGSPPPSPTSHASVHAYASNGLEMLQAASDAAHAINHQINSPQSLQHAAVAAAEAVGHHQHQTLDATSSPDGLQPHHVIAGAVPHATDMATHLVPGPGGVMRDPTINPKLTRLRRACDMCSMRKVKCDDSNVPCRPCRELGVDCTFNRETKRRGPPNKHAEAAKAAKRARADSQAVATAAAVFGAMSPSPQTAAKTLMNISTEGVLDAESIAPMPVLELLVDDFFTYIHPLAPFPHEPTFRQSFANREDRTKPEFLGLLASMICALVASFPRSAREHLKAQHSTHLFPRAIVMVEKCREISLLTRGSKWPLKQPKTLDDAATSYFLGLASGYTHQWNASGQFMAETLTLLRELGFHRPKHPGDLPTFGNDNCSPDPLPFNHVKDQIGKRIFYCLLLGVRSFSQLGASSADMVIAPSTPSLPYPAYPENVDDICVLANEVIHQQDGSVTLLTGFRFAIDIYTTMNGIVSLELAYGMSTLPWADQRILLRDGLLAAKSITDNLPPELQLGNHGDEATSLDEAGMHYVPPAWPNSQPAHDLRNVIKNQPARRRHLQYEIQKGNIYVSQLATRSYFVELYFDLRDVHLSEQQQDTNPIDGQSEEEKAAQDADEKEIYDFMSSERELIVQGLLTVLGSISQRNMEPNGGSLINKIRQVASTLLNDAPERKGPFAIKSEEALSQLINILVKLEKTGATNGTGLEATDPNQMTSQDEEEELRNWADLRDYQLRFAAHGGFGGNL